One stretch of Glycine soja cultivar W05 chromosome 7, ASM419377v2, whole genome shotgun sequence DNA includes these proteins:
- the LOC114419481 gene encoding uncharacterized protein LOC114419481, whose product MGDEEVFAGASGLRRAVELIFSVLSLSHSIRVFAGKWQLIRAKLEELHGGLIAAENCDSGDSPSLSRLAEAVAVTSTECRDLCRRCVDVSYSGKLLMQSDLDVAFAKLDAHAKKLSEIYKTGILTNGFALVVSKPNLGASKEDMRFYVRDLTTRMKVGDLGMKRQALKNLLEVVVEDEKYVKVIVDVGDVVHLLVGFLGSNEVEIQEESAKVVSVVAGFDSYKGVLVCAGVIAPLVKVLDCGSVLGKIAAARCLVKLTENSDNAWCVSAHGGVSVLLKICGGGDCGGDLVGPACGVLRNLVGVEEIKRFMVDEGAVVTFIRLVRSKEEAIQVNSIGFILSIASGDELVRQMVIKEGGIRALLRVLDPKWSYSCKTREVTMRAVEDLCFCSPSSVGVLMNYGFVDQLIYYVRNGEVSIQELALKVAFRLCGTSEEAKKAMGDAGFMPEFVKFLNAKSFEVREMAAEALSGMVIVPRNRKRFVQDDHNIALLLQLLDPEEGNSGNKKFLISILMSLTSCTSGRKKIVSSGYAKNIEKLADAEVSSDAKRLVKKLSTNRFRSMLSGIWHS is encoded by the coding sequence ATGGGCGACGAAGAAGTATTCGCCGGAGCTTCGGGTCTCCGGCGAGCGGTGGAGCTAATCTTTTCCGTGCTCTCACTCTCGCACTCGATTCGCGTCTTCGCCGGAAAATGGCAGCTGATTCGGGCCAAGCTGGAGGAGCTCCACGGCGGTCTAATCGCCGCCGAGAACTGCGACTCCGGCGACAGCCCGTCGCTGTCGAGGCTGGCGGAAGCGGTGGCGGTCACCTCGACGGAGTGCCGCGATCTTTGCCGGCGCTGCGTGGACGTGTCCTACAGCGGGAAGCTTCTGATGCAGAGCGATTTGGACGTGGCGTTCGCGAAGCTCGACGCGCACGCGAAGAAGCTCAGTGAGATATACAAGACTGGAATTTTAACAAATGGGTTCGCGTTGGTGGTTTCAAAACCGAACCTTGGCGCTTCAAAAGAGGACATGAGGTTCTACGTGAGGGACTTAACGACGAGGATGAAGGTTGGGGATTTGGGTATGAAGCGGCAAGCGCTGAAGAATCTTCTGGAAGTTGTGGTGGAGGATGAGAAGTACGTGAAGGTGATTGTGGATGTTGGTGACGTGGTTCATTTGTTGGTGGGGTTTTTGGGGTCTAACGAGGTGGAGATTCAGGAGGAGAGTGCTAAGGTTGTTTCTGTTGTTGCGGGGTTTGATTCCTACAAAGGGGTTTTGGTTTGTGCGGGTGTGATTGCTCCTTTGGTTAAGGTTTTGGATTGTGGAAGTGTTTTAGGGAAGATTGCGGCTGCTAGGTGTTTGGTGAAGTTAACTGAGAATTCGGATAATGCTTGGTGTGTTTCTGCTCATGGAGGGGTTAGTGTGTTGTTGAAGATATGTGGTGGTGGTGATTGTGGTGGTGATTTGGTTGGGCCTGCTTGTGGGGTGTTGAGGAATCTCGTTGGTGTTGAGGAGATTAAGAGGTTTATGGTTGATGAGGGTGCTGTGGTAACATTCATTAGGCTTGTGAGGTCCAAGGAGGAAGCGATTCAGGTGAATTCGATAGGGTTTATTTTGAGTATTGCTTCTGGGGATGAATTGGTTAGGCAGATGGTGATCAAAGAGGGAGGGATTCGCGCTTTGTTGCGTGTTTTGGATCCTAAGTGGTCTTATTCTTGTAAAACCAGGGAGGTGACAATGAGGGCTGTTGAGGATTTGTGTTTTTGTTCGCCTAGTTCTGTTGGGGTGTTGATGAATTATGGTTTTGTGGATCAGTTGATATATTATGTTAGAAACGGCGAGGTTTCGATTCAGGAGTTGGCATTGAAGGTGGCGTTTAGGCTGTGTGGAACATCGGAGGAGGCCAAGAAAGCAATGGGGGATGCTGGGTTTATGCCGGAGTTTGTTAAGTTTCTCAATGCAAAGTCATTCGAGGTTCGCGAAATGGCGGCCGAGGCACTCTCTGGCATGGTTATAGTGCCTAGAAATAGAAAGAGGTTTGTGCAGGATGACCATAACATAGCCCTTCTTCTGCAGTTGCTTGATCCAGAGGAGGGGAATTCAGGTAACAAAAAGTTCTTAATCTCTATATTGATGTCCTTAACGAGTTGCACTAGTGGGAGGAAAAAGATTGTTAGTTCCGGATATGCAAAAAACATAGAAAAACTTGCGGATGCTGAAGTTTCTTCTGATGCCAAGAGACTTGTCAAGAAGCTATCCACAAACCGGTTCCGCAGCATGTTGAGTGGAATCTGGCACTCGTGA